The following proteins are encoded in a genomic region of Hoeflea phototrophica DFL-43:
- a CDS encoding GNAT family N-acetyltransferase: MVNAHDISANPIVGAATARRRPHVTAYLNTDVNGAARVWTQLEGNPDVSFHQSRAWVKAWAGGTGTSISIITLEQDGQTVAVLPLEIIRIGGLKLARFAGTAFSNANTGLVGEHPLRDEKITPGELAAALRQAGLAADVVLFDKMPPEAAERAPFNALPRVLHQNPSFQLPLFPDFDEVLAQINRKRRKKKFRLSERRLEAIGGYRHITADDDDQSLRLLETFLKQKPARLAAQGLPNVFADAGVRAFLARLAMTRSGDRKAALELHGIELAGGAHEGTIIAVAGLTRKDQHVTCQFGSIDETVAADASVGELLFYRMIEQAAKGGDQVFDFGVGDQLYKRSWCPVRTDLVDCYLPLSLRGRIAAPLFAAGITAKRVVKTSPALGSAAAWLRGQLVRRTSSSAKSYEQHD, translated from the coding sequence ATGGTGAACGCCCACGACATTTCTGCAAACCCGATCGTTGGTGCGGCGACCGCCCGGCGCCGTCCGCACGTGACCGCCTACCTGAACACCGATGTCAACGGCGCCGCGAGGGTCTGGACACAGTTGGAGGGCAACCCGGACGTCAGCTTTCATCAGAGCCGTGCCTGGGTAAAAGCCTGGGCCGGCGGCACCGGAACTTCCATTTCAATCATCACACTTGAGCAGGATGGCCAAACAGTTGCGGTCCTGCCGCTGGAAATCATCCGGATTGGCGGGCTAAAACTGGCGCGATTTGCAGGCACTGCGTTTTCCAACGCAAACACCGGGCTTGTAGGCGAGCATCCGCTCAGGGACGAAAAGATCACGCCCGGAGAACTTGCCGCGGCACTGAGACAGGCAGGCCTCGCCGCTGACGTGGTGCTTTTTGACAAGATGCCGCCGGAGGCTGCGGAACGTGCGCCCTTCAATGCACTGCCGCGCGTGCTGCATCAGAACCCGAGCTTTCAGTTGCCGCTGTTCCCGGATTTCGATGAAGTGCTGGCACAGATCAATCGCAAGCGCCGAAAGAAGAAGTTCCGGCTGTCCGAACGGCGTCTCGAAGCCATTGGCGGATACCGCCATATCACCGCGGACGATGACGATCAGTCGCTGCGGCTCCTGGAAACCTTTCTCAAACAAAAGCCGGCGAGGCTTGCTGCGCAGGGCCTGCCAAATGTGTTCGCCGACGCCGGTGTTCGCGCCTTTCTCGCCCGGCTTGCCATGACCCGCTCGGGCGACCGAAAAGCGGCACTGGAGCTGCATGGCATCGAGCTTGCCGGCGGCGCGCATGAAGGCACCATTATCGCTGTGGCCGGGCTCACCCGCAAAGATCAGCATGTCACCTGCCAGTTCGGCTCGATCGACGAAACCGTGGCGGCGGATGCAAGCGTGGGGGAGCTGCTGTTCTACCGGATGATCGAGCAGGCCGCGAAAGGTGGCGATCAGGTGTTCGACTTCGGCGTTGGCGATCAGCTTTACAAACGATCCTGGTGTCCGGTGCGCACCGATCTGGTCGACTGCTACCTGCCACTCAGCCTCAGGGGCCGCATTGCGGCTCCGCTGTTTGCCGCCGGGATCACCGCCAAACGCGTGGTCAAGACCTCGCCTGCCCTCGGCAGTGCCGCTGCCTGGCTGCGGGGACAGCTAGTGCGGCGCACGTCAAGCTCCGCAAAAAGCTACGAACAGCACGACTGA